In Festucalex cinctus isolate MCC-2025b chromosome 1, RoL_Fcin_1.0, whole genome shotgun sequence, the sequence GTAGTTGTACAACAATCCAAAACACATTAGTGAGTCAATTTttgaatggttaaaaaaaaacaaaaaaaaacaaaaagaggaaggTTTTGAAGTGCAAAAGTCTGAACTTGAATCCAATTGCAATACGCTGGCATGGCCCGAAAAAGGCTATTCATCTTCCGAAGAGTGGGCCAAAATGTGACCAGCTCTGGCAAAGGGTCcacatgtgtaaaaaaaacaaaaacaaaaacaaaaaacaaacaaaaaaaaaaatatcaaaattgagatattgatatattcatattctgcacttaattccatttaaaatgatatattatACGTGGATGTAGctaaaaaaattgacaaagttgcAGCAGTATtgagaaaaagggctttaaagttttggtacttgcatctttcaaatgtccatagcaaccaggaCCTTAgcaaaaagatatgaacctgaaattttcaagaactgttaaaatatcagtggaaagtcaattccaatcgCAGGTAAGGCCATCGTCcgagattttaaccctttaaacgttttggaagtCTGACCTCTCAAGTGATGACATCAGCCTcatcaactttgaagatcacattcagcttaCAATTTATCTTCTGtggcatcagccaaagtttgcttattttattgttgctccttgtggtattttcttacttaaattaggtcatattaccacagtgggaaattgATGATGATTATTGAAATTCAGTAATTTGATGtcaattaaaatattatttgtcatTTGGTGCGGTCTGTGACAATGAAGTTTACTGATAACATGATGGATTGAGTATTttctcaattaaaaaataataacttaACTTTTGTTTGATGGTTTAGCTACTTTGAGGCACTTCAATGGACCACCATGCTGCCAGATGAATGTTGTTTGCGAaaagtgtgtgggtgtgcgcaCTCATTGCATTAAAACATGAACGGGATCAAAGGACTCAGCATAAATATTGTGAGCTTTTCTCCAACAGAGGAGAGCATCGTTTTTCTCATTGCACTCTTTTCAGCCCTAACGACTTCCCTGGAGAGGAAACTGAAACCATCATCCTCATCACCCTTATTAGATCAAAACATTACGCCtgctgcatttgtattattgtattattgatCCAACTGTTGCGGCTGCGCCAGTCAGGCAGGGAGATTACAGTGCCGAGTGGAAAGAAAGAGACAGAAGGACTTCCTCCCAAATGTCAGGTGATGCTTGTGGTTGACTTTCTAGTGTGTGCTTTCGTGTTTGCATGCCATATATGGATGGGGGTTTTTTTGCATGAGAGAGGAGGAAATCTTAGTCAAACTAGTGAAACCACCACAAAATGATGGAATTGGAAAAACCAAAAATAGAGGATAAGAATAAATCAGTTTCTTACAGTGATAAAGTGAATTCCAAAGTGATTCATCACATGTAATGGATAAAATATTGTAGTGTGTCTGTGCTCTATTGAGGGTCTGACTAAGATCAGTTAAGCTGTAGATCCAAAGTGCACGTACATCTTATCTACAGATCCTCCCTTCTTCTCTATTACGAAAGCTCCTGTAAAATATTTGCATATATGAGCTACTAATGTGTCAGCACGCCATGATAGATTTGCTGGGGCGAGAAGCCTGTGAGCTGCGTCATACTGGGTGGGAAACCAtgaaaccgtttttttttttattagctcaACTTATAAGCAAACACAAGTGATCACCTCCCATGCAAACATTCTAAGAAATATGTCACACGCATGCGCATGGATGATCAGCTTGCTGGCCATTGGAGGACGTAAAATGGGTGCAGGCAACGGAAAGGGAGTGGCAGTTTCATGTTGGGGCAGCAGAAGCAGGATGAGAGCTTGCCACTGAGTGCAGTCTGTCAGATCATCTTGTCAATTGGACAGAAGATAATCAAACATCTGTTCCAGAAAGCAGCAGGGTCGTTATGGTGACACTCGACACCAGGGCGCTGACGGCGCCGGTGGGAATCGTGCGGATCCTGGAGGTGGTCTTCACCTGCATCTCCTTCAGCCTGGCGGCGTCATTCGCTAGCTCCACAGACTCCTTCTGGGTTTGGTGCATGTTCACCTGGTGCTTCTGCTTCGTCATCACCATCCTCATACTCCTGCTGGAGTTCCTCAGTCTCGGCTCCAAGCTGCCCATTTCCTGGGATGACTTCACCGCCGCCTTCGCCATGCTCTCCACGCTCATggtgtgtgtgctttttttttttttttgtcgaattgATCTTTGTCATCAGAGGAGCCTGCTAGTAACTTGTTGCTAGCTGCTAGTGAATGTCAGTTTTACCACATAATTTAATCCAAGTTTAGTCAGATATGCTGTAgcgcaagccattttcaacactttcagTATTGTGTAAAACTTTGTCACAATATGTCTTGATGTAAAAGTAACACCAACACGTGGATTGACCAATAGTACAGATTTTGGAGAAATGTGAAACTTAAGATGGAGGAGGTTCCGACCCGATGCTAGTGATATGCTTTTCCATTAGCTGGCGGAAGGTACAATAAACttgtgtatccacctgttgctacGTATAAACAGAATAACTCCTAGCTTGAAGCTTTCttatcaaattaaaaaagaaagtccCATGCAGATTTCACTCAAAGTACATTTGTGAGTAAAATGAGACGACAGCGTCATTATTTCAGTTTTGATCctgttgtgacatttttgtgtcaTGGTTAGGAGTTGGAAAACACTGGTTAATGTCAcctgaaaataataattgattttCTTGGGCTCGCTTTAGATGACTGAATCATAATACTCACTTGTACATTacaattattttcatttattttttattttttttattggggggggggctttataGTGTCATAAAATAGATAACTTCTAACTCCAACATGACTTTTATGTCTTGATTTTATGTATGACCCTTACACATATGTAAATACTGTAATGACTTAAATTAATTATGCTGGatggaaaatacaactttacTCTCATAGCATTACAGGCTCTATATTTGCTCCCAAATGCATGGCATAAATTTGTGCATGCATGCGCAGGCTAGACTAGTTTTGGTAGACACACACAAATTGCTGTCGTCAGTAATGTGCATTTATTCCGGTGTGGGCGTGAACACACTTGCTTAACTACGAATAGAAGTGACTCTTCCATCATACTGTTGTGTACAAACATAGAGCCCACTGAGTTTTTTGTGCCTTCGTAAAATAAATTTCTTGTGGTGAAACTGCATTTGTTGACAATGGGGTATCTGCCgcagtttttgcacatcagctttggttccggttcggtttgcgatgtgtgggcttcgtcaaaaatacttgcgcttccgactttgtgcccctgggttgcacGTTCTCATCGCGGACCGAACCAAACCCGTGCAAAATCacagaagtcggaagtcccgcctcttccgtggcatctaCTCCATTGGATTAAGGTGACAATAGATAATGGCTACTACAAGAAAAAGAGTCGCTATTGGTTGAAACACTTTGATGACTTGTGGAAAGACCTACAGAGACACAACCCTTAACGTTGGGAGTCAGTAAGTGGACCAGGCGTCAGTATGTGGCCTCTGATTAATGTATAAATCACCTTCGTAACATCGGGCATGTTGGTTGACATCAAATTGTTATATCGTGGCCTTTAATGAAgacgaattgattttttttaaaggccacaCAAAGTACAGTATCGACCACTATGCATGCAACGTACCATCAAAATGATTTTAGAGCTGTTATTTTAAGGTAATCTTACAACCTAAAGTGTTGactcattttgaaatgtttcctTTTTTACAGGTGCTTAGCGCATCCATCATCTTCGCCAACTTCTTCACTTGTTCTTCATGTTCCAAACTGATTGCGGCTTGTGTGACTTCCTTTCTGGCCTTCGTCTTGTACGCCGTTGAGGTTGGCTTGACCCGAGCCAGACCTGGAGAGATCAGCGGTTTTCTTTCCACAGTTCCAGGCCTCCTGAAAGTGCTCGAGGCCTACGTGGCCTGCATCATCTTCGTGTGCTTGCGGTACTTCAAGTACACGCAGTTCCCAGGGCTCCAGTGGTGTGTGGCCGTCTACTCCATTTGCTTCATTTTTGCGCTCCTCGTCATCATCTTTACCATATGTCGACTTCTTGCCCTCTTCCCAGCACCGTTTGATAAAGTTCTTATTGTGTGCAACGTGTTGGCCGTTTTGATGTACATCACCGCTGTGGTCATATGGCCCTATTACACCCTCAAGGATAACCCCAGACCAATCTACTGCGACATCTCTCCAAATACATGCGCGTGGAATTTGCTGGTGGTCGTCACTTTTATGACCATTGTCAACCTTATTGCTTACATTGTTGATACATTTTACTCCTTCCGGTTGGTCTTTTTCATGAGTAGAACCTAAAATCTAGTTTTACACGCAAACGTCATATGTAGCCTACCGTGTAACTCCATGTGAAGTATTTACATTGAATTTCAAGTGAAATGATATGAAGTACAAAACTATTTAATTTAGAGTGAAGTCCAATTTCCATTTCTTGCCATATTGTCCACTTTTGATTCAATGTCATGACATTACTTGTTGGCGCTTTCACTCCTTCTTGCAAACTCATTCATTGATGTGCTATGGATGTTAGCATGTGacacatacagtatgcatcAAATCAATAAAATGTGAGCTTTTTCCGCCAGTGTCAAATTAGTCAACTGTTTAAGCATGTCAGTTTCTAATGAgttatttattaattcattagCCAAACAAAGCAATGCACCTTTTACCTTTCAAAGTCTGCTCCCATGGGTGTGTTGAGCGTACATACCACGAACGGCAGCCATAGGTTTCACCACACACTCTTAGAGAGGCAGAGGTAAGAACAGcatatttttgtttcgtttccACTAGGGCTGTCAAGgtaaaagcgttaatagattaattaatcacaggaaaatgttgcattaatcacgtattaacgcatattaatcgcactatttttttcctacgcctgttgttccaaaatgagcggggtgactccagttggtgtgctcggtggtaaattcgctttaaaaaacacccagacgggactttagataaaacaaaagtcatctgcgtttaattaattgctgaattgcaccgaattgttatgatgctgttacgttttgagcaatacacgcatgcatgcaattgcgtacatgcatttaatcaatgtttgcaaatgacattcagataataaaatgcgttaatgtcaaaatattacggtattctgtatttattttatattacgcgaatacgcaagtaatttagctgattaatcgtgatgaatccaaattaaaaagtgtgattaatcagattaaaaattttaatcgtttgacagcactagtttccACATTTCATAATGATTTACAACACTTCAGAGATGTAGAGATTGCATTTAGTGTATagttaatacaaaaaacaaacaaacaaacaaacaaacaaacaaaacttccACCCATGAACAGAAGTCAAGAACATTCTGGAGGAAGAAGGTGTATCATTGTCAAAATATGCACTCAATTGGCGTATTCGTGTACAAAGACACAACAGAAATGTTTTTAGGCCAGTGCAGAttccgatatttggcagaatgaaATTCCAAAAATTTATTATTTGGCTGATGAATTCAAAACTATATTATGGATAAAATAAGCATATTTTGGTCCTTTAATGATGGCAATAAACATATGAATTACAGGTAGAAcatttgattgttttctaatacaGTATACAGTCTATAATACAGTCTATTCGCAATTCAGCGAAAAGAAATGGGGGGGATGGAAAGtcccagatttttttatttttttatttttattttttttaactctggaaaaaaatcagtgagaaaggagaaaaaataatatatatatatatatatatatatatatatatatatatatatatataaaacaaaaacaaaaaaaaacgttgaacTGCGAGTATGCATGTGTCAATTACAGTACACACAGGATGCAGGTGCAAAGAATGTGAGATGTTCTGCATCTCATGTGCATGGTTGTGCTAACTGTGTGTCGTGTTTTCAAAATCCTGTTTTCTAATTCGTATTTAAgaaatggtaaaaaaacaaaaaaaaacaaaaaaacaaaaaacaactgtaATCCTTTAGGCCCTATTGTGAACAGATCACGTTTAGAATATGGTGCAAGTCACTGGTAACATTCACATACAGGGAAGCCAGATtagggtggtttaaaaaaaaaatgctgtagaGTCTGattctttaaaacaaaattcatattgaaataattaaaacaagtaTGGAAAATGAAAGGAACAGCTTGTGATCCATATCACATCACCTGCCAAACccagttcgttcctcaacccttgagtgactttatgcatatattttattttattttttctttcgattctttattttactctctcccaagtgtaaatatgagtctactctaaaactgagtctatttggtcccactctaaatagtcaaatttactctatagaatttactgtgtagttttgtccttttttgtaatatttgagtaaataaaaacagctctttctttcatttaacacaattaattacatttatcaataaaatatagaatccatccattctcttggcaacttattcctcacaagggtcgcgggtaagATATAGATTGGAAGAAACGTGTACCggtaagttaaaataaaaaggatttcttcttttaatttttcttcGCAAGTCAGTGCCCCGTCACTGGTGAGCTACAACATTTTAGGTGGGCTTAGAACAGACCCCAGTTACTTATACATGCTGGCAGCTACATCGTAGGCCAATGCGTGTGTCTGCAGACCTGGAATCAATTTAGGGTTCTGGGTCTTGCCCAGGCACATTTCAACAGCACTTCACAGCAGGAGCCGGGATTCAAACTGCCAACCTTCCAATGACTCGCTCCAGCAACTGAGCCACAGCTGCCTGATTTTAAGTTCCCGAAAATGATTGCAATTCTTAACATGTAGAtgctatattttttgttgtgattTCATTTAATCAGAAAGTCTCTACAGCCATACACACCTTAAGTGTTTTATTTCAAATCCAATGTAttggtttaaaaatgtaaaattatgaAATGTACCCTATCCAAATACTACCTTAATCTTAACTTAAAGGAAATGCTATTTCCAAATTGAAAACTATAACACTGATTAATATAGCATAACATTTCATAGATTCATTGGAGTAATATATTGAAATGTTTaataagtgttaaaaaaaattccagctAAGCCATGACATCATTTCCACATCCACAATTTGCTTGATCTTTGACtcacttaaaactcattcactaccagccattttagaaaatttcaaaatgttcaatacccatgcgatattatgttcaataattatatataaaccgaatctaccaaataccagaatagactccctactttttgccccgtcccgttcttttataattgacagtagaaaaatgtaggtttgccaaaatacagccatttctgccatggactctgaaactgtgattatttcgtataaaatggggcaatgatgtcatctaccggtggttgggcatcagtaaaattgtttccaagtttgacatttacagtggagcataatcagattcccccccccccccccccccccctttatccccgctctaaaaaatacaattgacaagtatacttgtcaaaggcatcATATATTAGTTGGgttcacacactttttttttttttttttttggtttttgaatGAGTGTCAATATTGACAAATCAATTACACTCTTATCTATGTCCATTTGGCCTTAATGATACTACATCAACACCACTCCATCAATAATTAATATTTGATCCTTTTGTATAATTCATTAGTAACTACATTTATGCTATCATAAGGTTGTAAGCAGAATATTATAATacaaacatattttacattttttcaccTTTGGGTTATAATAATTGTGGATGTTTCATTACAGTTatagttgttttattttactttggcttttatttgttaatggcttccatccatccatccatccatccattttcttgactgcttattcctcacaagggtcgcgggggtgctggagcctatctcaggtggctttgggcagtaggcagggtacaccctgaactggttgtcagccaatcgcagggcacacagagactaacaaccatccacactcacaagcatacctagctacaattcggagcgcccaattaacctgccatgcatgtctttggaatgtgggaggagaccggagtacccggagaagacccacgcgacacggggagaacatgcaaactgttATATGGCagttattttaattagtttttagggcggttttgtattagtttttattattttaaaaatatattttgtagttGCAGCTCTTGGGTGCTTGGaatcccgccggtggagctggttgaagtggctggggagagggaagtctgggtttccctcctaaagctgctgcccccgcgacccgacctcggacaagcggaagaagatgaatggatggagTTGCAGCTCTTACTAGTTTGAGcatttgttttcttatttttatactgtacatcaggggtgtcaaacataaggcccgcaaatgggtttaatccggcccgcgagatgattttgtaaagttaaaaacaaaaaaaaatgtaatgtcggcctaattaatcagccggccacaatcaaaatatataaaatttgtaacttcacaagcagtccacagatgagcaatgcaacttgtacgggggacttatcctggatgtcattttacacacaaattaAAGTTACAgtgtgtttaataataataataataataataattattattattattattattattattattattttaaaaatagaccaacaaacatgttaaatacgacacaaattcaattactagtggaaacataaatacatatgacaaggattagcgtccttataacgtcattaactgcgccacgcaatgcattctagGAACAATATAGTgaaaatctgccgataattgaGGGCAATCGTTTGTAAGTTGTATACctttattttaccgatgcggcccacttggtaatatattttcctccgtgcAGCCCCTGatctaacatgagtttgacactcctGCTGTATATGGAATATTTGCGGGGTCAAGACTAAAAAAAGGATGTTCTCTtttatagtttgttttagttttacaaacacaaaatgtaatttcagttaatgATTGCTTCTGATTGTTATTTTGCATGTTCATGAAAATTCTCATTTCATTTTTGCTTTAGTAATTTGGTTAGTTTTTTGGAGAATCTTCTTTAGCACAGATCGCTTTAGTATGAAACAATCTTTTGGTCTAAGAGTGCCAAGATAAGCCTCCGAATGAGGCTACAAGGGCAAAGTCCAGCATAGTGTGTCTTGATGTGGCCTTGATAACAAGCAGAGCAGGTCCAATCAGCAATGACAGCTCGAGGCCATAAAGTGCACAGTTATAGCAAGGATGCTGTGTTTGAGTTTCGTTTTTTAAAGAACAATGCATCATGTGCGTCTTGCTTCCATGGATTTCTTCGAGTGGATCAGTTTCACAAACCTTTTTTGCTGGCAATTCCAGAGCAAAGAAATGGAATGAGTAGCGAAGATTTGTGATATTTGTATTATTGAGCTATCATGATCCACGTGGACGTCCGCTCTCTCACCCAGCCGGTGGGCATCCTGCGCTTGATGGCCGCCGTCCTCGCGTGTATGTCGTTCAGCCTGGTGGCATCCGTGGGCTACGTCCCCTCTCCTTACTGGGCCTGGTGCATGTTCACTTGGTGCTTCTGCTTCCTCTTCACCCTCCTCATCGTCATCCTGGAGTTCACCACCTTCAGCGGCAAGTTGCCTTTTGCCTGGGATGACTTCACCACCGCCTTCGCCATGCTGGCGAGCCTCATGTGCTTGTCCGCCTCCATCATCTACCCGATATTTTTCACCTGCAGCGGCTGCCACCGGCAAATCGGCGCTTCGGTGGTGTCGTGGGCGTGTTGCGGTGTGTACGTCGGCGAGGTGACTCTAAATCGATTTCGGCCCAGCGGGCAGATCCGTGGCTTCCTCTCGACGTTGCCCGGAATAATGAAGATGCTGGAAACTTTCCTCGCCTGTCTCATCTTCACATCTCTGGAGAAAAGTCAGTACAGCATCTCTCCTGGGCTGCAGTGGTGCGTGGCCGTGTACTCCTTGTGCTTCATCTTAGCCACGCTCATCATCCTGCTCACTGTCGGACAGCTGACCTCACGAATCCCATTCTTTGACAAGATAGTGATCGTCTATGACATTTTCGCAGCCGTGTTGTACGTGACAGCGATGGTGATCTGGCCACTTTTCAGTTTCCGGAACAATCAGAGACCACCAAACTGTGGCTACTTGTGTTCATGGGATAAGCTGGTCATGGTCACCTTCATGACAATTCTCAACTTCGGTGTTTACACCTTGGACTCCATCTACTCGATACGGCTCGTGTTGTGTGTCAGCACGGAGTGAAGCTGttgttaaaagcacattttagatAACTTGCTTTTTACACAATAGAATgtccattgtattttttttattatcttgaTGCATGCTTAAAGTACTGGACTGGAGTTGAGttaatgattaaaaatgtaTCACTGCCATAAAGAGAGAAACACTGTAAATAGCCTTTAGAACTTTGTATCCTGATACAATGAAAAGAATCAAACAGTGTGTCACTTTATTACCGTCATAAACCACTACATTACTATGACTACGACTGTGACATTGTGTCACAAATTAATCAACTGTATCTTATTACATAAAGTTACAGTTCTAAACTAATTCTTGCAGTTTGCCTGTATAAACTCACTTTGCACGCTCTAACTTCATCTCTTGGGGGCCAGCGAGTCAATTTGCTTCCACAGTgatttttatgcaaatgaggGATGTCACTACGGTTGGTCGGAATTCCCCTACATTCCATTCCATAAACCCACACAATGGCGCAAACCTCCTGTTGCACCCAATTCTACCTGTGCAAAGTCTAGAAAAAATACcagaagaaagaaaactccacccatgcgcTCATTAGACTCGCTCTGTGCTAGATTTGCACGAGGCACAAAAATAGGGCCTTTATAGTACTGTACATACAGTAGTACAGTGTTAATTTCGAcatgaaatttgaatttagttttatagtcatttgactaaaattaattacaattttagtcataatttagtcatctgatcttatcttagttttaataaaattttagtcaacgaaaaaagagcaattttattcGACTAAATTGACATTTTAGTCGATGTTTTCcgtcagcatacatttcaacttttatacagaaaattataacacacctatttgtaactgttagtttaacacgcaagacacatttaatacaatgtctttattaattgtttcaatgaaccATGTTGAACtaacaataatataacttagttttcacctatatatatatatacacacacacacacatatttacAGCTgtacaatgaatgaaaaaaatgttgcattaaatCAAAATCAAGCTGGAACAGTCCAGATATGAGGAAATACTCTTATCAGCATTTCTCTGTTCACACCTACAAGTTATTATCCTCagtaaaacaaatgtttaagaGGAAGAGGATGTTGTTTGAGCTCCAGTTGGTTTACTTTTATATGCTAATACAAGCTCCAATATTCTCAAAATGCTCACTATATCACCAAACTATTGCAAATTACAATACGTGACATGCCTGTAAATTGTTACATCTATGAAATTGACTCATGAGTTCTGACTAcaggtgattaaaaaaataatagccaTAAAATTTCTGAGAGAGGAAAATAAACAGTTTGAGGAAGGGCGGTTGAAAATTATGACCCAtagaaaactgaaaataaacgcGTACTGATTCGACCGTAGCCACCCCCAGCCATAGTATTCACATAAATGGCGGTGAATTGACCAGTTGGAGACATCTGACGCCAGCAGAGACAGAAGGGCACTTTACAGAAAGATGGTCTTGCGGCCCGAGGAGACAATAACTCCCAAGTGGATGACAAAAAGATTTCAACCAAGGCTTCAACGATGTTCACTCTATTTTGCCATGCATTCTGGTCATTTCCTCTGCCATTCTGTTGTAGGCATAACAAGTTCATTAGttgtgaaatcaggtcagtcaTGTGTGACTGCTTCCATCATGATTTGCAAAACAGAAAGAACCAAACATCAAAAACACTATTTTAATTGAACATATTTCAGTCCAACACCTTAAATACATATAAGGAAGTTGATAGATACTACACACAAGTCCACGTAAGAAACAAATTGTCAATGAAATCAAAAGACATCACTCTCATGCTGTTATGTGAAGATTCAGATGACGAGATTAGGCCATGTTTGCTGAAAATATCACCAGTTATCAATACATGTAGTAGGCCTATCACCAAAGATAGCCTCGATCTCTTCTCGAGCCTCTTAATGGCCCTTAACAACCACCATACTGTTAGACAACATGAAATTCAAACAaacagtttgtttttgtaattatgaCTGCTACAAGGGAACCTCTCCTCTAAAACACTTTCAACATGATTAAATGTACTTTAGGGGGGGggtcatgacagaaaataattgagaagcactgacttaGCCTAACATGCATGTGTTTGGAATGTTGCAGTAAGTAAAGTAGGCAGAGAAAACCCCACAAAAGTCCAGTGAGGATGTGAAAACTTCACACAGGAAAGCCGAAAATGTAACCTCGAGCTTCAGAACTGAAAGGCAGATGTGTTACTCACTTGTCCACTATGCTACCACCGCATTTAACCATCATACAGAAAAGACATACAAATGATCTGTTTTGGTAGAAAGCAAATGTATCTTTATGTAACTTCAGATGTAAAATGAAGATGCCCTTTAGGGCTACTAATGTCAACTTCTATCAGTTCTGCTAACCATGGAAACTTGTCTTATGTGTTGTGGTAATTACGGCCTTTTAAAATCAGAACAA encodes:
- the LOC144001285 gene encoding myeloid-associated differentiation marker-like is translated as MIHVDVRSLTQPVGILRLMAAVLACMSFSLVASVGYVPSPYWAWCMFTWCFCFLFTLLIVILEFTTFSGKLPFAWDDFTTAFAMLASLMCLSASIIYPIFFTCSGCHRQIGASVVSWACCGVYVGEVTLNRFRPSGQIRGFLSTLPGIMKMLETFLACLIFTSLEKSQYSISPGLQWCVAVYSLCFILATLIILLTVGQLTSRIPFFDKIVIVYDIFAAVLYVTAMVIWPLFSFRNNQRPPNCGYLCSWDKLVMVTFMTILNFGVYTLDSIYSIRLVLCVSTE
- the LOC144001227 gene encoding myeloid-associated differentiation marker-like, with protein sequence MSESSRVVMVTLDTRALTAPVGIVRILEVVFTCISFSLAASFASSTDSFWVWCMFTWCFCFVITILILLLEFLSLGSKLPISWDDFTAAFAMLSTLMVLSASIIFANFFTCSSCSKLIAACVTSFLAFVLYAVEVGLTRARPGEISGFLSTVPGLLKVLEAYVACIIFVCLRYFKYTQFPGLQWCVAVYSICFIFALLVIIFTICRLLALFPAPFDKVLIVCNVLAVLMYITAVVIWPYYTLKDNPRPIYCDISPNTCAWNLLVVVTFMTIVNLIAYIVDTFYSFRLVFFMSRT